The following DNA comes from Pomacea canaliculata isolate SZHN2017 linkage group LG10, ASM307304v1, whole genome shotgun sequence.
tttagctctttattttgattttaataaaCTCTTGAAAAAGTCTTCAAACGACTATATTTAGGTAAAAATGATcaggtggtttttttcttttttgacgaTAAAATACCGATAGGATGGTAAGCAGACTACCTATAATGAAAGGTCTACACAGAAGCTCTCTCCCACCTTAGCCCTCACTGCCTCTGGCCTCATCATCACCCGAATCCACACCGCCAAGAAGCCGGGCCGGAAAAAAAAGGCGAAGAACAAACAAAGTttgagagaaaggaagacacGCGTGTGGAAGGCGTTCATTAGAGGTGTTGACTACGCATGCGTACATGTCCAGAAAAAGGCGAGACCAACGCGTCATACCCGCGGGTTTCAGCTCCAACGGGTTTCGACAGACCTCATCAATACCTCGTTGTAGGAGAGAAATTGGCCTTCTGGCCAGCAAATGGGTCATTACATCGATTTCTAACCATGACAAtccatttgtgtttgtttctgggTTCAGGTTCGGCTTTCGCAAGGTAGAGGGTGAGCATAGAGCAAGTCAGGCAGTCGTCCTGGCTATTATCTACTCGCTAGGCAGACGCACGTTAACAATCGATGGTGATTCTAGGAGTCAGGAATAGCCTATTGTGTTGTTTGGTTCTCTGGGCCGTGCCCGGAGTCGAGAAACATTCACCGTTGGGCTAGAACATACAGTTGACCAGAAGGAGCTAGGTCCTTAACACCGATCGCAGGACGTGCAGCCTGGTCTCAAAAATTCTGACACCAAACTAGTATTTTTAAAACCGATGTTTTGCTGGaaggattttatttctttttgtcaggTACCGTTATTTTCACTCGTACACCCATCTTGCATCTTaatgaacctttttttttcttctttcgtttcttcgaactctttttttgttttctttggcgctctgtctctacttttttttgtgttgaggGGTAACCTCAGGTAGTCAACTGTAGTCATTTTCACTATGGGCGATGTGAATTAGATTGCAGATTAGAATCAGATTTGCATGAGCCGTAGAAGCGAGATTGCAGTCCATTAGACAAGGTTTCTATGTTTTACATTCGGAGATTTACTCTTAAAAAAACTGCTATCCTGCTAGAAACTCAAGGAGATTATGCAAGTTCGCTTGGAGAGAAAATGCTATCAAAACCGAAAAAAAGTTTATCGCCATTCTAAAAAACGGTAATTGTCTTTTCGAtttccattctctctctgtctctttctgtctctgtctctccattctTCTCTCCCATACTGCCTTCACATCCCTCCATAAAATACTATATGCCTAAGGATCAGGTTGATATTGATTTGAGCTTTCTTGAACCAGACTAAAATTGATTTTGCGGCTTTGTCTTTCATGTGCAGATTTTTTGATAACTTTATGCACTTGGATCTCTATCAGCACGTGACTAAAATTATTCCTCCACTTCTCCtcacctttttttgttgttgttgttagtgttGAACTATCTCGACACCAAATCGCTGGATCGAGTTAGCTCCCCTGATTTGAACCATGTCGTCCATCAACTCCATGGAGCACGACAACGACACCATGCAGCCGCTAAGGTCGTCGCATCATGACACGACGAACATCGACGACGATGGGGCCACCGACACAGAACGAGCGAGGGACGATGTCCCGGTGCTGGACTGTGAAAATGGAGGATGTAAGGTCAAGCCTCTTACTTCCAAGAAAACTCACTATTTGAGGTAAGACATTTTTGGGGAGTTGTTTACCTCTCACGTTTCAatcagtttagaaaaaaaaaccgacaaaaCTACTTTTTTACAGAGGAAAATATTTGCCATCAATTTACAGGTAGTAAACCAATTTTATTGTCAGATTGATAAAGATATTAAAGCGATTTTTTCAACATAATCTTAACAATAGATTTGACAAGTAATGTaatattcttttatcatttCCCCCACATCCTAAGATTGAAAAGGACCCCCAGAGACCTGCAACGGGAAAGGgcagataattttgtatttttattatgactGTAAGGGAGGGTGTCTTGTGCACATGCAAAATCATTGTTGCCGAAATGGATACCCCTGAGAAGCCTCCAATATTGGAATTTGATTAAACTGAAGCCCCCAAAAAATTTTTGCAGCTGGGTTCAAATTTTCTCCACATCTCTTCGATCAATACCCGCAGTACTTGATGTCcatctttttagttttaatcatccttattgtaaaaatgttttagctGTTTATCCATGTACAGGTGGTCAAACAGGActtcatttgttaaaaaaaaaacccactgacaacataagacaaaattaaattcaaGTAAAAGATACAAATCCAGAGAGAGTTAATTCATGGTAATAATTTGATGTTTGAGACTTTGGACAACAAACAtctcataaataatttattcatgtttattatATTCAAGTAGAGTGGCATTTCATTCAAAGAAGAGATATTAAgctataattaaaattaaataagagttttaaaacaccaaacaaagATTGCAAAGAGACAACCTCTTGCTAACTCTGGCCCTTCATTTAAGggcaacataataaataatccACATTAGGTGGGACTAGGCAAAAAGAATGAGTTCATCCTTAATTGAGGGTCGTCAGAAGTTCACAGGCAGGAGTGAAACTGCACGCAATTGGGAACTGTTAGGTTTGTCGTAAATTCCTTTggttttagaaaacaaaaatgtagataaCAACCAAATTCTTTTAATGACAGAAGCCTGAAGTTGCCGAGGCTTGGATGCCCAGTTCGCTGCAGAGAAGGGCTGATCCTTAGCATAGGGGTCGTCCTGACCTGTCTTGCTCTGGGTCTCATCGTTGCTGGAGCCATAAGATCGGAGGATCATGGGTCAAGGTCTGCCTTCCTCCACGTCAGTTCACTGGTAAGGGACAGATTACCTTTTAAAGGACACGAGTAATGTAATTACAGCTGTGCTGACAACGGCAAAAATTCCAAAATGGTAGTTCGTCTAACCAATATTTTTGTTCCTTGGACGTGTACAGAAAGTAAAATCCAGAACCTTCAGGATGGAATTTTCCAGCACAGTGTTTTTAAAGGTCTTTTTTTCAATCACTGGTTAAAATTCAGTTCAAAATACTAGTTCTCGAAATCACGGTACATAAACCTCTCACTTCTCGAGATACACGTCTACAAACTTCACCACGGTCAGGCCAAAGTaaacaacactgacgtcaggattgtacagaAGAGCTCCAACCATAAAGAAGCGTCTCTATGGGCAAAAGGGACATAACCGTGCTTAACATCGCTCTGTTTATAGCGAATTTATTCAGGGACTGAACAGAGGTAGGAATAGTATTGTGGGAACGATACATTTCACTCAGTTTCACtcagtcattacaaaaaaatcacGCCACAGACTTTCAGACATTTGTACTTAGGCGCAGTTCTTTAATAAACACATATAAACGTCCGATTATAACATAGAGTAATGCTGATCCAAACACTGTCTACGGTTTTCAAAAcattgaaagaatattttgctgCAGAATAGACTCTAAGGACTCAGCGTCAATAAAAACCGTGACTCTTAGGATGACAGGGTTAAAGGAAAATCCCGGGAGATAAAATCGTAAATAATTGTTCAACAATCGCCGGTAGTTTCAGTTTCTATCACAAAGGCCTTAACCTTTTCCACTCACCCAAAAATGACTATCAGCATTGTAGGCACAGTTAGCAGACACCAGTCTGATAGGATCGGAAGGGTTAAGAAGTAGGGTCTGCCTGAATGCTTCCTGCACCTTTGAGAAAGgaatttttctcctcttctctcctTGAGTATGTGAGAAtatctaaagcagtggttcttaaccggggttcgatcgaaccctaggggttcggtgagtcttTCTTAGGGGTTCGGCGGaacctccgccacggaggtcaagacacacccttaatttgtgatgacactaaagaagggttcggtgaatgtgcatatgaaacttgtgggttcggtacctcaaaaaaggttaagtgGTCTAAAGTGGTCTGACATGTTAGAAACGTTTCAAACATTGAATTTGTCAAACCCATGACTAAATATTTCGCAACGCGGGAAAACATTAACATTATATTACAGGTTGAAAAACTATCATTACAGTATcatcagataaagaaaaaaaaaaacccataataTCATGCTGGAGTTATTggcctttgttgtttgttttaatggtCGGCATTGAATCCTTCAGCAAAGTAATAAAACGCTAGCAAGGGGTACTCCAGGCTGAAAATCATCTATCAGGGTACATTTACTTAAACAGATTTACtcaatgtaaaagaaataaacaaagaatccTTAATGAATAGCATGATGATTATTCAATAGTcgtaaaatatttacttatgaAAGCACCAACTTTCaatattctgacatttttaagtACAACAGGactaaaatttcaataaaataaaacattttatacacgAAATACTCATAGTTTGGGAAGAATACATTTTCGAGTTGAAAGTCTATTCTGGCAGTCTGCCATACTTTCTTACTGATAACACTTAAGTTTATTGGTCTCCATAATTATTCCTGTTGTATAACGGTATTTCCAGATCCTAAATGACGTTTAGAAACATTCTGTGATTTCTTATATATTTACACAGACAATGCCAGGACGATTTACCATGTAAAGCTATCTCGTGGCACTCACACCTCTGTGTGAACAGACTCCAAAACTTCCTTTAGTTCTCCAGAACTGAGACTAAAAGCCCGGAACGCAGTTTTTCATGGTCAGACGGAATTCCATTAGCCTTGAGGAGATAACTCTCAGATAAAGACTATCGTTTTCAGTAAACGGCGGGCTGtgcctttcctttcttcccccCGTGGTCCCCAGTGCTGAAAGTCTTAATGGAAGGTACAGTCAGTGGGCGACGATTTAAGCCCAAGACGAGATCAGGGCTCAAGCATCATGGTCAGCACTCAAGAGTTACAGTTCTTGGCGCTCGAAAAAAACGAAAACGAGATTACTGGCAGATGAGGCATGGTCTTGTTGGAGGTCTGCACCTCACCACCGCTCTATAGGCGGTGTGAGTATAGGATTTGTGTAGCTCATTTCCCGACCCAGTCAGCGGTCCATGCAAATACAGATGTGTGCCGAGGAAAGGGGTGGGAGTGGGAGTgcgtgggaggaggagggtagCATCGGCGGAGGTAAAGGTCTACAGGCGTTTGGTTTAGAGGATTGGTCCACGACACCGGTGAGTCGATATCATCGTTGATACTGTCGGTTGTTGGCATAGTTTGGTGATGCCTTGATGCTCACCCCAAGACTTGCTGGAGTGCTTAGACTAAAGGTCCGTGGACCGGGAGGAGTCGATACAAGTAAAAACAGTGGAGGGTAGCACCAACTATACCATGCCATTTAGTAACTTATGTTGAGAGGTTCGATGTCTGCgtttgtctgtgtatgtgtgtgaataagaATATTTGTACTTGTCtgcaaatatatgtgtgtaattgttgtgtgtgtgcgtgagcgaGAAAGATATTGAATACatttatctttgaaaaaatatttttcatttgtagttTTGATAGTTGAATCTCtgatctgttttgtttttatactttatttgaCTTGGGTCATTAGTGATGAAGATTCGGTCACAGGTTTTGGGATAATTTGCGCATACTTATTACACTTTAAACCAAGGTACACGCAGACAAAGCAACCGTCCTTTAGTCCATCGAATAGTCAATCGGAGATTTTAGTAAATTATTCAGTTACACGCGtgatcaaaataaaacacttttgcATTTGCAGTTTCTGgcattattaacaaaatatgaaaacaatatttttaaaactataggACATTCGACAGTCATATATTTGTCATGATAAACAGATGTGTGTTCATAGTTGATTACCATGGAGAATATACTAACAACATAAGTACATTCTTGCAAATGACAATGTTGAAAGTCTGACATTGAGTACAACGTGCTAGCCCCGGTAGTAGCTGGGCAGGGATgtaggggaggggagtgggaggCGGAGAGAGGGAAAATCTCATCACATTCTAGTTTAGGTTTCAGCCTTTTAATTTGAAATCCTTAGAGGTGTGCCTCGGAAAGTACGCCCGCTTGCTAACATGTGCGCCTTTTCTGCCCCGTGCTGGTGCAGCTCAAGCGGCCCCTGGCCCCAGAGGTGCCTCGGAAGCCCGTCAGGGATGATGTCTTCACATTCGGTaagtctggctggctggctggctggccgttGCACAACGTCTCAGCGCGGTTATTAACGGCTGGCCACGAGTAAAGTCTTGGCCGAAGGGCTCCCGGAAGTAGGGGGACTTAAGTGAGCTCGCCTTACGATCGATGGTCTACAGGGCGGTGTGGGATTATGGGAACGAGCGTAAAGTTTTATCACCACTCAATGGCTAGACGAGGGAGAGAGCGGGGTCACGGCGTCACCTGAGGCAGCTTTTACAGATCGCCAGTTAACTTCTACAGTTTTGCCTCTTATCTATCTAGCTAGCTAGCGAGCTAGCTAGCTAACTACCCTTGCTTCTGAAAAAGTTACCTTTGATGTTGTAGCAAGACTCGTAACGATTCTCTCCTCATGTTCAAACAATTTATTACTTGTTTTGTATGTCCAATCATGACTTCTTTTAATCTCAAAATTAAACAATTAGTTTTAAGAGACTGAACACCTGGGTGCCTCAATCTATTGAAATGAAAACTGTTATAGTAAAGGTCTGTTTAAGCGTGTTCGGACATTGAGATTGTGAGAGTGGAAGCGTGTTTGCCTGTATTGTCTGAAGGTAACGGTTTTTCCAGATCAGCTGTTGTCGCTGAGTAACTACGCCCTCAACAAACCTACTCAACAATCGTCCGTCTTCCTGAAGGTGCTGGACATCCCCGAGCTTGACGGCGAGTCGGACTTTGCAGTGGATGGAAGTGTCAACACATGTGCACGCACAGGCAAGAACTTTTATTCCCCCTACACGAACACAGTAGTCCAGATATTGGCGAGCACTAGGTGAACCCTGATgattgctttacattttttgtttttgtttttattttgatgttttttttttttgtcattgtttagctttcacttttttaatttgtttttggttcttgttctttatgttttgttcctatttttatttccacagtAGTCCACAGGGAATCCTGATGATTGCTTTGCGTTCTTCttgcttttgttcttattttgttttttgtcattgtttaactttcacttttttaatttgtttttggtttttggttcttgtttttattttgtgttcctatttttatttctttttgttatttttaattgttcttttattttttttatactgtttaTGCTTTTCATCATCAcgcacgacgacgacgacgacgacgaagaagaagaaaaagaagaaaaagaagaaaaagaagaagaatgatgatgatgatgatgatgatgatgatgatgatgatgatcctaGTAGTATAAGAAAGCAAGAGGCGCTTTTGCATATGTCGATGTGCGATTGTAATTATGGACGTGTGACCCGGACCAGAGAGAAGTGATGGGCCTCTGGTGGCCAGTTGCTGGCAAATCCGAGCGGGGACATTGTGTTCAATTGAGTTGCCGGCGACCTGGGAAGCAGCTATCGGCTGACGCTCATTTGCCTACGATCTGTTGCCGCCCTGTCGATACTCTTACCGAGATCACCACATCCAGCCGCCATTGTTTGCCGCACATACGCCGTCATTCCGGTGATTTCTCACTTGATGTCGATAATGGTTCCATACTtaaatgtgcgtgtgtgtgggtgtcgtgtggtgtgctgtggtgtggtgtttgtgtgtgtgtgtgagcttgtaAGTGCGTTACTGATTTGGGCGGGTGAACGACTGTCCTTGGACGAGCAGATGAGAAAAGACCGACAGgatggggggagagagagatgagagagagagaaaaaaagaacaaggaaaacaaaatgaaaattgctGCCTCTATACAGAACAGTATAGTTTTaccacataaaaaaagaaagatgaaagaaaagtgatATCTCAAACGAGCAGAAAAGAACCAGTTCCCTCTGTGCTGCTTATTTAGTGACCTTATCTCCATTTTCTTGCCGCTTACCTATTGGTTATGCATGCCTTTTTGCCTTGTGGAAGCATCTGTTTTCATATTGTTTAGCGCTCGATGCTTCCTTTCTTGCACATTGCTGGCAACCGGTATTTTTTCTCTCgtaaatttttgtttgctttcgcCGGTCTCCCTGAGGTCACCGGGAGGTGAGATAGTAAAAAGTTCTGCACTTTCTAAGA
Coding sequences within:
- the LOC112574293 gene encoding uncharacterized protein LOC112574293 — encoded protein: MSSINSMEHDNDTMQPLRSSHHDTTNIDDDGATDTERARDDVPVLDCENGGCKVKPLTSKKTHYLRSLKLPRLGCPVRCREGLILSIGVVLTCLALGLIVAGAIRSEDHGSRSAFLHVSSLLKRPLAPEVPRKPVRDDVFTFDQLLSLSNYALNKPTQQSSVFLKVLDIPELDGESDFAVDGSVNTCARTDLEENPFWYVDLGQIEHLWSVRLYGSDANRLHDFDVHLGNFENVTDNTLCTRFHGSAASLDVRVVCDTKLSGRYLGIVMRTAPKKPESLIICEVLVYLT